CCGCGTGGACGCGCCGGCCGACGGCGTGGCGTTCGAGCCGGTCGAGCATCTCCAGCGCCTCTACAGCCTGGACAACGTCTTCGACGAGTCGGAGCTGCGCGACTGGCTCGCCCGCACCCCGGCGTCGGCGTACCTGACGGAACTGAAGATCGACGGCCTGTCCATCGACCTCGTCTACGAAAACGGGAAGCTCACGCGGGCGGCGACCCGCGGCGACGGCCGGGTGGGCGAGAACGTCACCGCCAACGCGCGCACCATCGCGGACATCCCGCACGAGTTGACCGCCACCGACGAGTTCCCGGTGCCGGACGTCCTCGAGGTCCGCGGCGAGGTGTACATCCCGGTCGGCGAATTCGACTCGCTCAACGCCGCGCGCGCCGAGGCGGGGCAGCGGACCTTCGCCAACCCCCGCAACGCCGCCGCCGGGTCCCTGCGGCAGAAGGACCCCGCCGAAACCGCCAAGCGCCCGCTGGCCATGATCTGCCACGGCATCGGCCACGTCGAGGGCTGGCGCCCGTCGTCCCAGCATGACGCCTACCGGGCGCTGGCCGCCTGGGGCCTGCACGTCTCGCCGTACACGAAGCGGGTCGAGTCGGCCGAGGACGTCGTCGCGCAGATGCTGCACTGGGGGGAGCACCGCCACGACGCCGAACACGAGATGGACGGCCTGGTGGTGAAGGTTGACGACCTGGGCGAGCAGCGCGCGCTCGGAGCGACGTCGAGGGCGCCCCGGTGGGCGATCGCCTACAAATACCCGCCGGAGGAGGTCACCACCGAGCTGCTGGACATCCGCGTGTCCATCGGCCGCACCGGCCGGGCCACGCCGTACGCGGTCATGCGGCCGGTCACCGTCGCCGGCTCGACGGTCGAGATGGCGACCCTGCACAACCCGACCGAGGTCAAGCGCAAGGGCGTGCTCATCGGCGACCGCGTGACCATCCGCAAGGCCGGCGACGTCATCCCCGAGGTCCTCGGCCCCGTCGCCGAGGTCCGCGACGGGTCGGAGCGCGAGTTCATCTACCCGACGCTGTGCCCCGAATGCGGCACGCGCCTGGCGCCGGCGAAGGAGGACGACGCCGACTGGCGCTGCCCGAACACCCGCTACTGCCCGGGCCAGTTGCGGCGCCGCGTGGAGTTCCTGGCCTCCCGCGGCGGCTTCGACATCGAGCATCTGGGGGAGCGGGGCGCCGCCGACCTGATCCACCGCAACGTCCTCGCCGACGAGGGCGACCTCTTCGCGCTCACCGCCGACGACCTCGCCCGCACGGAGGTCTACACCACCGCCGCGAAGAAGAAGGTCGGCGACGACGGCGTCGCGCGCGGCGCCCTCAACGCCAACGGCCGGAAGCTGCTGGACTTCATCGAATCCGCCAAGAGCCGCGAACTGTGGCGGGTGCTGGTGAGCCTGTCCATCCGCCACGTCGGCCCGACCGCCGCGCGCGCCCTGGCCCAGAAGTTCGGGTCGATGGACGCGATCCGCTCGGCGTCGCGCGAGGAGCTCGCCGACACCGACGGCGTCGGGGGCATCATCGCGGATTCGGTGATCGACTGGTTCGGGGTCGATTGGCACCGCGAGGTCGTCGACAAGTGGGAGAAGGCCGGCGTGCGCATGGCCGACGAGGCCACCGACCGGCCCGAACAGGTGCTGGAGGGCCTGACCGTCGTGGTCACGGGCTCGCTGGAGGACTTCACCCGCGACAGCGCCAAGGAGGCCATCCTCGTGCGCGGCGGCAAGGCAGCCGGGTCGGTGTCGAAGAAGACCTCCGTGGTGGTCGTCGGCGAGAACGCCGGCTCCAAGGCCGCCAAAGCCGAGGAGCTGGGCGTCCCGATGCTCGACGAGGCCGGGTTCCGCCGCCTGCTTTCCGACGGCGCGGCGGCGATCCCCGGGGCCGCTACTTGATCGGGGTGGCCTCGATCTTCCACACCTCGTCCGCGTAGTCGCGGATGGTGCGGTCGGAGGAGAAGCGGCCCGAGCGGATGATGTTCAGGAAGCACATCCGCGCCCACTTCAGCTCGTCGCGGTAGTCCTCGGCCATGCGGTCGCGGGTCTCCCGGTAATCGGCGAAGTCGCCCAGGACGTAGTACACGTCGGCGGGCTCGTAGCCGGGGGAGTGCAGCAGCGAGTGGTGCAGGTCGTGGAACATGCCCGAGCCGCCGTCGGAGAACGTGCCGTCGACCAGCGAATCCAGGGCGCGCTTCAGGCCCGGCACCGACTCGTAGGCGGCGCGCGGGTCGTAGGTCATGCGCAGCTCCGGCAGCTCCTCTTCCTTCGCGCCGAAGATGTAGGCGTTGTCGTCGCCGACGGCCTCGACGATCTCGACGTTGGCGCCGTCGAGGGTGCCCAGGGTCAGGGCGCCGTTCATCATGAACTTCATGTTGCCGGTGCCCGAGGCCTCCTTGCCAGCGGTGGAGATCTGCTCGGAGATGTCCGTCGCCGGGATGATGTGCTCGGCGGGGGAGACGTTGTAGTTCTCCACGAACACGACCTTCAGCTTGTCGCCGATCTCCGGGTCGCCGTTGACCAGGTCCGCGATCGAGTTGATGAACTTGATGATCGCCTTCGCCCGGACGTACCCCGGGGCCGCCTTCGCGCCGAAGATGGCCACGCGCGGCACGACGTCCCACTCGGGGTCGGCCTTGATGCGGTAGTACAGGTCCAGGATGTACAGCGCGTTGAGCAGCTGGCGCTTGTACTCGTGCAGGCGCTTGATCTGCGAGTCGAAGATCGCGTCGGGGGAGACGCGCACGCCCTGCCGCGCCTCGATCCAGGCGGCGAAGTCCTCCTTGTTGCCGCGCTTGACGGCCATGACCTCGCGCAGGACGTCCTCGTCGTCGGCGAACTTCTCCAGCTCGGCGAGCGCGTCCAGGTCGGTGACCCACGCGTCGGAGCCCGACAGGCGGGTGAGCAGCTCGCGCAGGCGCGGGTTGCACTGGTGGAGCCAGCGGCGCGGGGTGACGCCGTTGGTCTTGTTGTTGAACTTCTCCGGCCAGATGTCGTGCCACACGCCGAGGGTCTCGCGCTTGATGATCTCCGTGTGCAGCGCCGCGACGCCGTTGATGGAGTAGGCGGTGTAGCAGGCGATCCACGCCATGTGGATGAAACCGTGCGAGATCGGCGCCATGTAGTCGATGGTGCCGTGGTCGACGCCGCGCTGCTCCAGGTCGATGCGGAAGCGGCGGTCGATCTCCTGGATGATCTCGAGGATGCGCCGGAACAGGCGCTCGAAGATGGAGAACTCCCACGTCTCCAGGGCCTCGGCCAGCACGGTGTGGTTGGTGTAGGCGAAGGTCGCGGACGTGATGGCCCAGGCCTCGTCCCAGCCCATGCCGTGCTCGTCGAGAAGCAGTCGCATCAGCTCGGGGATGGCCAGCACGGGGTGGGTGTCGTTGAGCTGGATGCTGTTGTACTCGGCGAAGGAGTCCAGCGACCCGTGGTTGGCCAGGTGCGAGTCGATCATCGCCTGCAGGGACGCGGAGACGAAGAAGTACTGCTGGCGGACGCGCAGCACCTTGCCCTCGTAGGTGGAGTCGTTCGGGTACAGCACGCGGCAGAGGTCGTGGACGCGCTCGCGCTCGACGATGGCGTCGGTGAAGCGCTGCGAGTTGAACGCGTCGTAGTCGAACTCGCGCATCGGCTCGGAGTTCCACAGGCGCAGCGTGCCGACGTTGTCGGTGCCGTAGCCGGTGATCGGCATGTCGTGGGGCACGGCGCGGACGGTGAGGTCGTCGAAGCGCACGATGCGGGCCTCGTCCTCGCGGCGGACGACGAAGGGGTAGCCCTCCTCCATCCACGGGTCCGGGTGCTCGTCCTGGAAGCCGTCCTCGAAGGTCTGCTTGAACAGGCCGTAGCGGTACAGGATGCCGTAGCCGGTGGCCGGCAGATCCTGGGTGGCGCAGGAATCGAGGAAGCAGGCGGCGAGGCGGCCGAGGCCGCCGTTGCCCAGCGCGGCGTCGTGCTCGGCCTCGAGCACGTCGACGAGGTTCTTGCCGAAGGCGGCGACCGCCTCGGAGGCTTCGTCGACCAGGCCCAGGTTCAGCAGGTTGTTGAGCAGCGCGCGCCCCATGAGGAACTCGGCCGAGAAGTAGTGCTGCTGCCGGGTCACGGCGTAGGCGCGGGTGGTCGCCTCCCAGTCGTCGGCGAGGTGATCGACGACGACGCGGGACATTCCCGACCAGAACTCCATCTCGGAGGAGGTTTCGGGCGTGCGGCCGGACTCGGCGCGCACGTGGGAGGCGAGGCGATCAGTGAAAGTCGACATGGGGTTGGGTCTCCGATTGCGGATGGTGGACGCAGACGAAAACCGACACTACCCGGCGATTCCGCCGACCTCGCGCCGAGCGCGCGGTCAGTGCAGGATCGCGCCGACGATGTCGCCGATGCGGCCGAGGTGCTCGACCTCCGACGGCAGGAAATCCGGTCCGCCCGGGCGGCCGATGACCAGCGTCCAGCCCTTGCCCATCGGGGCCGCGGCCAGCGACGATTCCATGAGGGTCCACGCCTCGGGGATCCAGTCCTCGTTCTCGCCGTCGAGGCGGCGGGCGGAGTCCACCGGCGGTTCGTCCAGCGTGCGGCCGTCGTCCTCGGGGGCGGCGATGGAGGCCACCACGCGGCGGGTGCCGGCGGAGGAATGCCCGAGCACGAGCGCCCAGCCGGCGGTCATGGTGCGCGGCAGGCCGTCGACGATTTCGCCGAGGGCGCGCTCCGGCTGGCCGCGGTGGCGGGACAGCTCGGCGAGCATGGCGATCTGGCCGCGGCGGTCGACGGACCCGGAGAACGGGCGGATGGAGTCGACCTCGACGTCGTCGAGCGACTGCGCCGCGGTGATGAGGGTGTCCGGCAGGGAGCCGTTGGGCAGCTCGACCACGATGTCGTCCACGACGGTCCCGCCTTCGCCGTGCTCCACGACGTCGACGGAGCGGATGTCGCCGCCCGTTTCGCCGAGCGCCGCCGCCAGCAGGCCCAAAGAGCCGGGGGCGTCGGGGATCTGCACTCGCATCAGGTAGGACATGTGGTTACAAGTACCTTTCGTGGTGGCCGCCACCTGGGCAATCCCGTGTGACGCCGACCGGTTTCGACAAGACGGTTCACCAGGTTACATGGGCTCAGGCAATGAAGGGAATGTGACCCGGGCTACAAGTCGGGTAGCGGTTCTGCGGTTCCCCCATCCTCCCGGGCCCGCTTTACGACGGCGTAGCGCCCGCATTGATTCGGCGTTGCGGCCGCTCCCGGCGGGGTCCGTCGTCAAGCGGGGTCCGCAGCGGCTAACCTGAGCGGGTAAATCCCGGAGACAACGAAAGGGGTCACGCGTGCCCGCAATCTCGCGCGACGAGGTCGCCCACCTCGCACGACTGTCCCGCCTGGCGCTGACCGACGCGGAGCTCGACGAGTTCGCCGGCCAGATCGACGGCATCATCAACCACGTCCAGGACGTCCAGCAGGTCGCCGCCGCGGACGTCGAGCCCATGAGCCACCCGTCGTCGCTGGCGGGCGTCATGCGCGAGGACGTCGTCAAGCCGACGCTGACCGCGGAGCAGGCCCTGGACCAGGCGCCGTCCGTCGAGGACCAGCGCTTCGAGGTCCCGCAGATCCTGGGCGAGGAGGAGTGACCGTGGCCGACAACCCGAACCTGTTCACCGCCGTCGCCGATGACCCGATCCTGGGCCTGACCGCCGCCGAGCTGGCCGAGAAGATCCACTCCCGCGAGCTGACCTCCGTCGAGGTCACGCAGGCGTTCCTCGACCGCATCGCCGCCGTCGACGAGGGCATCCACGCCTTCCTGCACGTCGGCGCCGACGAGGCCCTGGCCGCCGCGAAGGCCGTCGACGAGTCCCTCGACGCGGGCGAGGCCCCGGCGTCGCCGCTGGCGGGCGTGCCGCTGGCGCTGAAGGACGTCTTCGTCACCGTCGACGCCCCGACGACCTGCGCGTCGAAGATGCTCGAGGGCTACATGAGCCCCTACGACGCCACCGTCACCGAGAAGCTCCGCGCCGCGGGCATCCCGATCC
This genomic stretch from Corynebacterium hansenii harbors:
- the ligA gene encoding NAD-dependent DNA ligase LigA encodes the protein MRRAWEELADEIRDHSAKYYTGQPVISDAEYDVLFHRLQEMERAHPELAVPASPTQQVGARVDAPADGVAFEPVEHLQRLYSLDNVFDESELRDWLARTPASAYLTELKIDGLSIDLVYENGKLTRAATRGDGRVGENVTANARTIADIPHELTATDEFPVPDVLEVRGEVYIPVGEFDSLNAARAEAGQRTFANPRNAAAGSLRQKDPAETAKRPLAMICHGIGHVEGWRPSSQHDAYRALAAWGLHVSPYTKRVESAEDVVAQMLHWGEHRHDAEHEMDGLVVKVDDLGEQRALGATSRAPRWAIAYKYPPEEVTTELLDIRVSIGRTGRATPYAVMRPVTVAGSTVEMATLHNPTEVKRKGVLIGDRVTIRKAGDVIPEVLGPVAEVRDGSEREFIYPTLCPECGTRLAPAKEDDADWRCPNTRYCPGQLRRRVEFLASRGGFDIEHLGERGAADLIHRNVLADEGDLFALTADDLARTEVYTTAAKKKVGDDGVARGALNANGRKLLDFIESAKSRELWRVLVSLSIRHVGPTAARALAQKFGSMDAIRSASREELADTDGVGGIIADSVIDWFGVDWHREVVDKWEKAGVRMADEATDRPEQVLEGLTVVVTGSLEDFTRDSAKEAILVRGGKAAGSVSKKTSVVVVGENAGSKAAKAEELGVPMLDEAGFRRLLSDGAAAIPGAAT
- a CDS encoding glycogen/starch/alpha-glucan phosphorylase, which translates into the protein MSTFTDRLASHVRAESGRTPETSSEMEFWSGMSRVVVDHLADDWEATTRAYAVTRQQHYFSAEFLMGRALLNNLLNLGLVDEASEAVAAFGKNLVDVLEAEHDAALGNGGLGRLAACFLDSCATQDLPATGYGILYRYGLFKQTFEDGFQDEHPDPWMEEGYPFVVRREDEARIVRFDDLTVRAVPHDMPITGYGTDNVGTLRLWNSEPMREFDYDAFNSQRFTDAIVERERVHDLCRVLYPNDSTYEGKVLRVRQQYFFVSASLQAMIDSHLANHGSLDSFAEYNSIQLNDTHPVLAIPELMRLLLDEHGMGWDEAWAITSATFAYTNHTVLAEALETWEFSIFERLFRRILEIIQEIDRRFRIDLEQRGVDHGTIDYMAPISHGFIHMAWIACYTAYSINGVAALHTEIIKRETLGVWHDIWPEKFNNKTNGVTPRRWLHQCNPRLRELLTRLSGSDAWVTDLDALAELEKFADDEDVLREVMAVKRGNKEDFAAWIEARQGVRVSPDAIFDSQIKRLHEYKRQLLNALYILDLYYRIKADPEWDVVPRVAIFGAKAAPGYVRAKAIIKFINSIADLVNGDPEIGDKLKVVFVENYNVSPAEHIIPATDISEQISTAGKEASGTGNMKFMMNGALTLGTLDGANVEIVEAVGDDNAYIFGAKEEELPELRMTYDPRAAYESVPGLKRALDSLVDGTFSDGGSGMFHDLHHSLLHSPGYEPADVYYVLGDFADYRETRDRMAEDYRDELKWARMCFLNIIRSGRFSSDRTIRDYADEVWKIEATPIK
- a CDS encoding amino acid-binding ACT domain protein → MSYLMRVQIPDAPGSLGLLAAALGETGGDIRSVDVVEHGEGGTVVDDIVVELPNGSLPDTLITAAQSLDDVEVDSIRPFSGSVDRRGQIAMLAELSRHRGQPERALGEIVDGLPRTMTAGWALVLGHSSAGTRRVVASIAAPEDDGRTLDEPPVDSARRLDGENEDWIPEAWTLMESSLAAAPMGKGWTLVIGRPGGPDFLPSEVEHLGRIGDIVGAILH
- the gatC gene encoding Asp-tRNA(Asn)/Glu-tRNA(Gln) amidotransferase subunit GatC, with protein sequence MPAISRDEVAHLARLSRLALTDAELDEFAGQIDGIINHVQDVQQVAAADVEPMSHPSSLAGVMREDVVKPTLTAEQALDQAPSVEDQRFEVPQILGEEE